GCACCCTCCCCTCCCCCGCAAGGCCATGACCAAAATCCCTTGCCATGGCCTTGCGCATTCATTACACACCTTTCAAAAATGGCAAGTCGTCATTTCCGACCGCGAAAAGAATTCATTTTTATGTCCTCTCAGGTTAGTATCCACGCGGAAAAGAGTTCGTCGGACATGCGTGGTCCGACCTAGCCTTGAACTCTGAAAATGCGGCTGTGCGTGTTTTTTTGGGTTGTGAAGCGTTGACAAATGGGCGCTTTGCCATTTATCCGTCTCCCTGAAGCTACATTTTTGTATCATCAATAAAAAATTGATTGTCATTTCAGGGCAAATTGAAAAAAAATGTCATTTTTTTTGAACCCAGGTCCGCATCCGGACCGCGATCCGGATGCCCATCTCTCCCCCTCTTGCCCCACGAGTAGAATCCATGTGCCGATTGTTCTCCCTGACCAGCTCCGTCCCCATCTCCCCGATGCGGGCCATCGAGGCGCTGGACGTGATGAAGGAAGGTCATGACGGTTCGGGGATCGGTCTGTTTCTGACCGACCTGGCCGGTCCCTTCCAGGACTGCAAGCACCTGCCCATCCTTTCCGGCATCTTCACCCATGCGGGTCTGCGCCGGATGGAGGAGTTCATGTCCAGCCAGGGCTTTACGCCCGGGTACCGACTGACCCTGGAGGCCAAGGAATCCCCGCCTCCGGGCACCCCGAAACGGGATATCTATCTGTCCCAGGTCTTTGAACCGCCCTCGGCCTGGACCGATCTGGCCCCGGCCGTGCGCGAACGGGAACTGACCAAGACCCGCCTGGCTTTGCGCCACATGGGCCAGGCCGAGGAAGACATGGTGGTCTTCAGTTTCTGGCCCGACGTGTTGATGATCAAGGAAGTGGGCGATCCCATGGAGATCGGCCAATATCTGGGACTGGACCGGGAAGAGGTGTACGCCGGGCGGATCCTGGCCCAGGGCCGGCAGAACACCAACTACGGGATCAATCTCTACGCCTGCCACCCCTTTTTCATCCAGGGCGTCTCCACCATGACCAACGGAGAGAACACGGCCTTCGTGCCCATCAAGGAATACCTGGGCAGCCAGGGTGTGCCCGGCTACGAGGGCTACCAGTCCGACTCCGAGGTCTTCACCCATATCCTGCACTTCACACTCAAGGGTCTCGGCCTGAGCCTGGAAGCCTACAAACACGTGATCACCCCGCTCCAGGACGACGACCTGGAAGCCCATCCGGACCGGGACTTCCTGCACACCATGAAGCAGGCCTGCCGCCGACTGATCATCGACGGCCCGAACTGCGTCATCGGCTGCCTGCCGGACAAGACCATGTTCATGGTCCAGGACCGCAAGAAATTGCGGCCCGGCATCGTCGGCGGACGGCCCGGCCTGTTCGCCTTTTCCTCCGAGGCCTGCGGCCTGGACGCGGCCATTCCGGATCGCGACAAGTCTAAGGATTTTCAACCCATGCACCTTGACACGGCCATTGTTTCGCCGGACTGTCAGGAGGTACGTATATGTCGGCAAACACAGCCGTTACCCCATCAACATTAAGCCAACGAGACCTGCCCTGGCAGATCGACTGGGACATCCGGACCTGCACGTTGTGCGGGCGGTGTACCGCGGTCTGCCCGGTGAACGCCATTGAATTCGGGACGTTCCGCAAGCGGACCATCTTCACCCCGCCCCTGGGCCTGCTGGACAAGCGGACGGACAAGCCCTCCGGTCAGCAGGACAGGCCCTCGTCCACCTCCAGCGTCTACTACGGCATCCGCCAGCGCACGGACCCGGCCTATGCCTGCATCGGCTGCGCCATGTGCAACATGGTCTGCCCGAACAACGCCATCAAGCCCCACAAATCCGAATCCACGGACCTGCTCCGCTTCCACCGCGACCGGGGCGGCCAGCCGCGCACCCGGGGCGGGCGGCGCAACTCCGGGGACAGCGTCCTGGACCAGATCAAGTTCATGCGCATCTCCATGCTCACCGACCCGGCCCTGGACGCCGGCCGCCACGAGTTCGAACTGCGCACCCTGATCGGCCGCATCCTGCCCCCGGCCGAGGCCCTCAAGACCCAACGCGAAAACGGCTGGATGCCGCCAGTACGGGAAATCTATCCGCTGATGATCGGCTCCATGAGCTTCGGAGCGCTTTCCCCGAACATGTGGGAGGGGTTGCAGATGGGCGTGGCCTACCTCAACGAGGAACTGGGCATGCCTGTCAGGATGTGCACCGGCGAGGGCGGCTGTCCGCCCCGGCTGCTGCGCTCCCGGTTCCTGAAGTACGTGATTTTGCAGATCGCCAGCGGCTATTTCGGCTGGGACGAGATCGTCCACGCCATCCCGCACATGAAGGAAGACCCCTGCGCCGTGGAGATCAAGTACGGCCAGGGCGCCAAGCCCGGAGACGGCGGCCTGCTCCAGTGGCACAAGGTCAACCAGCTCATCGCCGCCATCCGCGGCGTGCCGCCGGGGGTCAGCCTGCCCAGCCCGCCCACGCACCAGACCAAGTACTCCATCGAAGAGGCCGTGGCCAAGATGATCCAGTCCATGAGCATGGCCTGGGGCTTCCGGGTGCCGGTCTACCCGAAGATTTCGGCCTCCAGCACCTCCCTGGCCGTACTGAACAACCTGACCCGCAACCCCTACGCCGCGGGCCTGGCCATTGACGGCGAGGACGGCGGCACCGGCGCGGCCTACAACGTGTCCATGAACCACATGGGCCACCCCATCGCCTCCAATCTACGGGACTGCTATCTGAACCTGGTCAAACTGGGCAAACAGAACGAGCTGCCGATCATCGCCGGCGGAGGCACGGGCAAGAACGGGAACCTGGCGGCCAATGCCGCGGCCCTGATCATGCTCGGGGCCAGCGCGGTTCAGATCGGCAAGTACATCATGCAGGCCGCGGCCGGCTGCCTGGGTTCCGAGGGCGACCGCTGCAACATCTGCAACATCGGCCGCTGCCCCAAGGGCATCACCTCCCAGGATCCGCGCCTGTATCGGCGTTTGGATCCGGAGCAGGTGGCCGAGCGGGTGGTGGACGTGTACGTGGGCTTTGACACGGAACTGAAAAAAATCGTCGCGCCCCTGGGCCGTTCCACCTCCCTGCCCATCGGCATGTCCGACGCCCTGGGCATCGCGGACCGGTTCGCGGCGGAGCGGCTGCAGATCAAGTACGTGGTTTAGCGATGCCGCCCCAAAAGGCACGTCAGCTGCGTTGCTTCGGCTCGTTCCAGCCCTCACGTATGAACCAATACGCTTCGGTCTGGAACGAGCCTCGCGCCTTGCCGTCGCACCTTTTGGGACGGCATCGCGGGAATTCGCGTTTATCCATTCCGGGTTCCGTCGCAAAGACTGAACTGAATGTTGAAAAAGTCCTTATCCGGCAGTCCGTTCAAAAACCCTCAAGTGCAAGAAGCAAAAAAAGTTCAAGGTCGAAGCGTATTTATTCATACGTGAGAGTTTGAACTTTTTGCGGCGACGCAGCAATTGGGAGTTTTTCAACGGACTGTGAACCCCAAGCATATTTCAACGAGGCAGAGCAATGAGCAAGGCAAAAACAGTGCACATCGCCGGCAAGGACGAGACAGGCCGGGTGTCTTCCCGGATTCTGGAGGAGCGCATCCAGGAAGCGGTGCGCGGCGGGGCGGGGCGTCTGGAGATCGCCGCATTCGGCCAGCACGGCATCGGCGGACGGATCTTTCAGCCCCAGGGCAAGCCGGTCAACGTCCAGATCACCGGCTCTCCGGGACAGCGCACCGGCTCCATGGGCTCGCCGGGCACGACCATCGAGATTCACGGTCCGGCCTCGGACGACATCGGTTGGCTGAACGCCGGGGCGGAAATCGTGGTCCATGGCTACGCCACCAACGGGGCCTGCAACGCCATGGCCCAGGGCAAGGTCTGGGTGGCCGGGAACATCGGCTCCCGGGGCATGACCATGACCAAATACAATCCCCGGTTCGCCCATCCGGAACTCTGGGTTCTGGGCTCGGCCGGAGACTACTTCGCCGAATTCATGGCCGGCGGGGTCGCGGTGATCTGCGGCCATGAGCCCCAGGATCCGCGCAACGTCCTGGGCTATCGGCCCTGCGTGGGCATGGTCGGGGGCAAAATCTTCTTTCGCGGACCGATTCACGGCTACAGCCAGGCCGACGCCAAGCTGGTCCCCATTTCCGACGAGGAATGGGCCTGGCTGACCGAAAACATGGACCTGTTTCTGGGCAGGATCAAACGCAAACGGCTGCTCAAAAAGCTCACGGTACGCGACGAATGGCAGTGCATCGCCGCGCGCACGCCCATGGAGAAAGTCGGGGCCAAGCGCCGCTCCATGGCCCAGTTTCACCGGGACGTCTGGGACAAGGAACTGGGCCGGGGCGGGATGATCGGCGACCTGACCGACCTGGACCGAAGTCCCGTCCCCCTGATCACCACCGGGGAGCTGCGCCGCTACGTCCCGGTCTGGGAGCACCGCAAGTATCTGGCCCCCTGCCAGTCCGCCTGCCCCACGGGCATGCCGGTCCAGGAGCGCTGGCGGCTGATCCGCGAGGGCAAAGTTGACGAGGCCGTGGACGTGGCCCTGGCCTTCACTCCCTTTCCGGCCTCCATCTGCGGCTATCTCTGCCCGCACTTGTGCATGCAGGGCTGTACCAAGGGCGTGGCCGGAAATCTCCAGCCCGTGGACATCACGCCTCTGGGCAGAAAGGGCGTATCCTCTAAGCCCCCGAAGCTCCCGGACCTCAGCGGGACACGGGTGGCAGTGATCGGCGGCGGCCCGGGCGGGATTTCCGTGGCCTGGCAGCTCCGACTCAAGGGCCACGACACGTGGGTCTACGACCTGGAAAAGGTTCTGGGCGGGAAGATGGCCACGGCCATTCCGGAGCAGCGCATTCCCAGGGAGGTTCTGGAGGCGGAGATCGAACGGGTGCGCAAGGTTCTTCCCCACGTGCATCTCCAGCAGAACCTGACCCACAAGGAGTTCGACCAACTCAAGGCCGACTTCGACTACGTTGTCATCGCCACCGGAGCGCAGAAGCCCCGGACCATTCCCATTCCCGGTTCCGAGCGGATCACCCCGGCTCTGACCTTTCTCAAGAACGCCAAGCTGGACAACCAGCCCGTGGGCAAGAAGCTGGTGATCATCGGCGCGGGCAACGTGGGCTGCGATGTGGCCACCGTGGCTCACCGCCTGGGCGCGGAGGAAATCACCCTGATCGACATTCAGGAACCGGCCTCCTTTGGCGAGGAGCGCAAGGAGGCCGAACGGGCCGGCGCGGTCTTCCGCTACCCCTGCTTCACCAAGGAGATCACCCCGGAGGGCGTGCTGCTGACCACCGGCGAAGTCATCCCCGCGGACACCGTGGTCATCTCCATCGGCGACCTGCCGGATCTGGGCTTTCTGCCCGAGACCATCGCCGTGGACCGCGGCTTCGTGCTGGTCAACGAGATGGGCCAAACCTCCGATCCCCAGGTCTTCGCCATCGGCGACATCGTCAAGCCCGGTCTGCTCACCGACGCCATCGGCGCGGGACGCAAAGCGGCCAAAACCATCGACGAAATGGCCGCTGGCAAGCGCCCCCAGGTGGATTCAGCCTGGCTCAAGGACTATTCCATCGAGTACAGCGAAACCTCGGAGCGCATCGATTATTCCCGGATGACCCTGGAATACTACGACCCGCGGATCACCGAGTACAACGACATGGAACACTGCGCCTCCCAATGCTCCTCCTGCGGCTCGTGCATGGACTGCGGCCTGTGCGACGCGGTCTGTCCCACCGCGGCCATCGAGCGCAAAAACCTGGGCAACGGCAAATACGAACGCGTCTCCAACCCGGACAAATGCATCGGCTGCGGCTTCTGCGGAAAATGCTGCCCTTGCGGAGTCTGGGCTTTAGTGGAGAATACACCCATGGGCTGATAAGAGGGAGTCTGCCCTTGTCCCCGAGCGTGCCGGTGACGGAAGGTTGGACGTCCGAGAAGGATTCACGTATTCTTGACCGCGTTGATCGTATCTGGATTATTATTCGGCGGAACTTTCGTCGGCAAGAATCGGATGCGACGAGGCGGTTTTTCTTTCCCAAATACAGAACCAAAACAACACTCAAGGAGCCTTGATATGACCAAAGTCGCCATTTTCATGGGCAGCATCTCGGATGAAGACAAGATGGCCCCCTGTGCCGAAGTGCTCGGTTCACTGGGCATCCCGCATTTGTTCACCGTGGCCTCGGCCCACCGCACCCCGGAGCGGGTGCAGCGGCTGGTTCGGGAGTTGGAGGATCAGGGCTGCAAGGTGTTCATCTGCGCGGCGGGCATGGCCGCCCACCTGGCCGGGGCCGTGGCCGCGAAGACCACCCGCCCGGTACTCGGCGTGCCCTTGACCGCCTCGTCCCTGGGTGGCCTGGACGCGCTGCTGGCCACGGTGCAGATGCCTCCCGGCTTTCCCGTGGGCACCGTGGCCCTGGACAGTGCCGGGGCGCGCAACGCCGCCTGGCTGGCCGCCCAGATTCTGGCCCTGGATGATCCTGAACTGGCTGAAAAACTGCGCGCAAATCGGCAGAAGATGATCGACGGGGTGGAAAAGGCCGCGGCTGATCTGCGCGCCCGACATCCCGGCAGCGCGGGCTGATCGCGTCGCGACGACTTGAGAGGCAAGCTTCCATGCGGACAATGGCCACGGCCCTGCTGTACGACCCGGTTTTCGCGGTCCATGACGCCGGGGCCGGGCATCCGGAGAGCGCGATGCGCTACACGGCCCTGGTTCGCGCCTTGGAAGAGGACCGGGAGACCGCGGGACTGCCGCGGTTGCGGCCGCGTCCGGCCACGGAAAGTGAACTCGCCTCTTGCCACGGCCCCGGATATATTGACCTGGTCCGCCGACGCATCCAGGAAGGCCGCCGCAGCCTCGGATTTCCGGACACCAACGTCGGCCCCGGCTCCTGGGACGCGGCGGTTCATGCCGCCGGAGGAGCCATGGTCGCCGTGGACGCGGTGATGCAAACGGATGTCCAGAGCGTCTTCTGCGTGGTCCGCCCTCCGGGCCACCACGCCCGTCCCAAGCAGGGCATGGGATTCTGCATCTTCAACAATGTGGCCCTGGCTGCCCGGCACGCCCAGATCGCCCACGGGCTGGAGCGGATCCTGATCGTGGACTGGGACGTGCACCACGGCAACGGCACCCAGGAAATCTTCTACGACGACCCGTCCGTCCTGTTCTTCAGCACCCATCAAAGCAACTGGTTCCCCTACTCCGGCGCGGTCCACGAAACCGGCGACGACGCCGGAGAGGGGTTCACCATCAACTGCCCCTTTCCCTACGGCACCGGCTTCGCCCCGATCCGCGAAGCCTTCCTGGAACGCCTATTGCCCGCGGCCCGGGACTTCCAGCCGGAATTGGTCCTGATCTCAGCCGGCTTCGACGCCCTGGAAGCCGACCCGCTGGGCGGATTCCGCCTCCACCCGGACGACTTCACCGAGCTGACCGCCATTGTCCGGGACATCGCCGATAAAAACGGCACCCAGGGACGAATCATCTCCCTGCTGGAAGGCGGCTACGACCTCCACTCCATGGCCCTCGCCGCCCTGGAGCACGTCCGCGCTTTGGCTGCCTGACAATCGCCGTCACTCCATACGCGAGCCATTGCTTAACAAGGCCACCAATTCCCGATCCAGGTCCGTGACGTCCGTTGCCAGCGGCTCCACCAGGGTTACCAGGACATTCTTTCGGACGCCGATCCGTTTGGCAGTGGGTACATCCGCCACCAGGACGTCAATGGCGTTGGTGTAGCGGGCGTTCATCAGGTCGCTGACCAAACGGATGCCAAAGCCCTCGATATAGACCCGTTTGCCCAGCCAGCCTCTCAAGTCACGGGAAACAGCCACGGTCCAGCCGGAAACAGGGGTTTGCATGATCGCGGTGTTGTCCACGTCGTCGTTGCATTCTTGGGGCCGGGCCGTGTACGCGGTCAGGCGCAATCGATGGGTGTTGGCGTCCCGGTAGCCGTTAATCATCCGTTTGAGAACCAGATTTTCATCGAGCAGCTTTCCCAGCTCTATTTCCCGGTTCCCCTTGTTCTCCCGGTAGCCATTGAGGAGCATCTTGAGGATCAGAATTTCGTCCTGGGCCTTGAGCAGTTCAAGGTCCTTCTCCATGTTGAACCGGTATTCCTTGGTCAGGATCGCGGGTTGCCCGCCGACGCCGTCCACGGGTTTGAGGACGTGATAGAGGTTCATCAGGGCCAGAACAATAACGAGGGGCAGAGCGTAGCGCATGATCATCTCCTCATGGAGTGGACGCGTCCGGTGCGGAGCAAGATTGCCCGGAGCAGTGGAGTGAGAGGACGAGTGTTTTTGAGATAATTTTTAATCGTAGCCGGATGATTATGCCTCCGCAATGTTGATAATCGAGGGTATTTCCGACTTTTTCCCGAAAAAAACAAAACCATCGTGCTCCCAACCCTGCCTGCCCGGAAGCAATCCTCGCCTTTTTCCATGGATACGGCATTTTTTTCTTAACACGTTGGGATGAAAAGGATTACAAACCGCTTCTCCCGTAAGGACCGAGCAGAGACACGCCGAAGTCGGGTGGCGACCCAGATCAATCTCAATGTTTGGCGCCTCATCCGTGCGCAAAATTTCAGCAGACGCGATGAACCGAACTCCGTAAATTTTCAGCATTCATATGGCGACATTTCTGAAACTGGCCAATATTAACGCGCCCTGCCCTTTCGATTCCGGCATTGATCCTCGTAGAAAAAACCAGCCTCAACGTGTTGCGGGAGGCAAACCTCCATGTCTTCGGTGCGCCAGCCAAAGCAATACCCCCCCCAGCGCGATCATGGGCAAGGAAAGCACCTGTCCCATGCTCATCCAGTCAAAGGCAACGAAGCCGAGATGGGCGTCCGGTTCGCGGAAGAATTCCACGCTGAAGCGAAACACGCCGTAGAGCAGGGCGAACATGCCGGAAACGGCCATGGTGGGACGGGGTTTGGCCGAGAAGGACCAGAGCAGAGCGAACAGGACCAAGCCTTCCAGAAATGCTTGGTAAAGTTGGGAGGGGTGCCGGGGGATGAATCCGGCGGTGGGGTCGGCGAAGATCATGCCCCACGGCGCGTCCGTGGCCCGACCCCAGAGTTCGCCGTTGATGAAGTTGCCGATCCTCCCGGCGCAGATCCCGATAGGCGCCAGCGGAGCCACGAAATCGGCCACCTGAAAAAAACTCCGTCGGCTGCGCAGGGCGTAGAGCCAAATGGACAACATCACGCCCAACAGGCCGCCGTGAAAGGACATCCCGCCCTTCCATATTTTCAGGATTTCCAGGGGATGATCGATGAATGTTGCGAAGTCGTAGAACAGCACGTACCCTAGACGTGCACCCAGTAAGAGCCCCAAGGCGCAGTAGGTGATCAGGTCCGGCAGTTCCTGGGGGTTCCAACCGGACCCCGACCGCTTGGCCCGAAAATGGCCCAGCAACCAAGCCGCCAGAAAGCCGATCAGATACATCAGGCCGTACCATCGGACCTCCAGCGGTCCGAGGGCGAAAGCCACGGGATCAATGTTTGGGTGGTACACGCGGTAAAACCTTTTGTTGATACGTTCAGAGGCAACGGGAAAAAACAATCGCGAACTCACATCGGCGACACGGAGCCACCATGCAAACTACCTGCACTTCAGACACGTCCCTGACCATGGCCGTACAGATGCTGCCTCAGGACGCCAACCCGTACGGCAGCATCCACGGCGGAATCATCATGAAGCATATCGACACCGCCGCGGGCATCGTGGCCATCCGGCACGTCC
This genomic window from Desulfonatronum sp. SC1 contains:
- the lgt gene encoding prolipoprotein diacylglyceryl transferase, with the protein product MYHPNIDPVAFALGPLEVRWYGLMYLIGFLAAWLLGHFRAKRSGSGWNPQELPDLITYCALGLLLGARLGYVLFYDFATFIDHPLEILKIWKGGMSFHGGLLGVMLSIWLYALRSRRSFFQVADFVAPLAPIGICAGRIGNFINGELWGRATDAPWGMIFADPTAGFIPRHPSQLYQAFLEGLVLFALLWSFSAKPRPTMAVSGMFALLYGVFRFSVEFFREPDAHLGFVAFDWMSMGQVLSLPMIALGGVLLWLAHRRHGGLPPATR
- a CDS encoding FAD-dependent oxidoreductase; its protein translation is MSKAKTVHIAGKDETGRVSSRILEERIQEAVRGGAGRLEIAAFGQHGIGGRIFQPQGKPVNVQITGSPGQRTGSMGSPGTTIEIHGPASDDIGWLNAGAEIVVHGYATNGACNAMAQGKVWVAGNIGSRGMTMTKYNPRFAHPELWVLGSAGDYFAEFMAGGVAVICGHEPQDPRNVLGYRPCVGMVGGKIFFRGPIHGYSQADAKLVPISDEEWAWLTENMDLFLGRIKRKRLLKKLTVRDEWQCIAARTPMEKVGAKRRSMAQFHRDVWDKELGRGGMIGDLTDLDRSPVPLITTGELRRYVPVWEHRKYLAPCQSACPTGMPVQERWRLIREGKVDEAVDVALAFTPFPASICGYLCPHLCMQGCTKGVAGNLQPVDITPLGRKGVSSKPPKLPDLSGTRVAVIGGGPGGISVAWQLRLKGHDTWVYDLEKVLGGKMATAIPEQRIPREVLEAEIERVRKVLPHVHLQQNLTHKEFDQLKADFDYVVIATGAQKPRTIPIPGSERITPALTFLKNAKLDNQPVGKKLVIIGAGNVGCDVATVAHRLGAEEITLIDIQEPASFGEERKEAERAGAVFRYPCFTKEITPEGVLLTTGEVIPADTVVISIGDLPDLGFLPETIAVDRGFVLVNEMGQTSDPQVFAIGDIVKPGLLTDAIGAGRKAAKTIDEMAAGKRPQVDSAWLKDYSIEYSETSERIDYSRMTLEYYDPRITEYNDMEHCASQCSSCGSCMDCGLCDAVCPTAAIERKNLGNGKYERVSNPDKCIGCGFCGKCCPCGVWALVENTPMG
- a CDS encoding glutamate synthase, whose amino-acid sequence is MCRLFSLTSSVPISPMRAIEALDVMKEGHDGSGIGLFLTDLAGPFQDCKHLPILSGIFTHAGLRRMEEFMSSQGFTPGYRLTLEAKESPPPGTPKRDIYLSQVFEPPSAWTDLAPAVRERELTKTRLALRHMGQAEEDMVVFSFWPDVLMIKEVGDPMEIGQYLGLDREEVYAGRILAQGRQNTNYGINLYACHPFFIQGVSTMTNGENTAFVPIKEYLGSQGVPGYEGYQSDSEVFTHILHFTLKGLGLSLEAYKHVITPLQDDDLEAHPDRDFLHTMKQACRRLIIDGPNCVIGCLPDKTMFMVQDRKKLRPGIVGGRPGLFAFSSEACGLDAAIPDRDKSKDFQPMHLDTAIVSPDCQEVRICRQTQPLPHQH
- a CDS encoding histone deacetylase, producing MRTMATALLYDPVFAVHDAGAGHPESAMRYTALVRALEEDRETAGLPRLRPRPATESELASCHGPGYIDLVRRRIQEGRRSLGFPDTNVGPGSWDAAVHAAGGAMVAVDAVMQTDVQSVFCVVRPPGHHARPKQGMGFCIFNNVALAARHAQIAHGLERILIVDWDVHHGNGTQEIFYDDPSVLFFSTHQSNWFPYSGAVHETGDDAGEGFTINCPFPYGTGFAPIREAFLERLLPAARDFQPELVLISAGFDALEADPLGGFRLHPDDFTELTAIVRDIADKNGTQGRIISLLEGGYDLHSMALAALEHVRALAA
- a CDS encoding 3D domain-containing protein, with amino-acid sequence MRYALPLVIVLALMNLYHVLKPVDGVGGQPAILTKEYRFNMEKDLELLKAQDEILILKMLLNGYRENKGNREIELGKLLDENLVLKRMINGYRDANTHRLRLTAYTARPQECNDDVDNTAIMQTPVSGWTVAVSRDLRGWLGKRVYIEGFGIRLVSDLMNARYTNAIDVLVADVPTAKRIGVRKNVLVTLVEPLATDVTDLDRELVALLSNGSRME
- the purE gene encoding 5-(carboxyamino)imidazole ribonucleotide mutase produces the protein MTKVAIFMGSISDEDKMAPCAEVLGSLGIPHLFTVASAHRTPERVQRLVRELEDQGCKVFICAAGMAAHLAGAVAAKTTRPVLGVPLTASSLGGLDALLATVQMPPGFPVGTVALDSAGARNAAWLAAQILALDDPELAEKLRANRQKMIDGVEKAAADLRARHPGSAG
- a CDS encoding glutamate synthase-related protein, whose translation is MSANTAVTPSTLSQRDLPWQIDWDIRTCTLCGRCTAVCPVNAIEFGTFRKRTIFTPPLGLLDKRTDKPSGQQDRPSSTSSVYYGIRQRTDPAYACIGCAMCNMVCPNNAIKPHKSESTDLLRFHRDRGGQPRTRGGRRNSGDSVLDQIKFMRISMLTDPALDAGRHEFELRTLIGRILPPAEALKTQRENGWMPPVREIYPLMIGSMSFGALSPNMWEGLQMGVAYLNEELGMPVRMCTGEGGCPPRLLRSRFLKYVILQIASGYFGWDEIVHAIPHMKEDPCAVEIKYGQGAKPGDGGLLQWHKVNQLIAAIRGVPPGVSLPSPPTHQTKYSIEEAVAKMIQSMSMAWGFRVPVYPKISASSTSLAVLNNLTRNPYAAGLAIDGEDGGTGAAYNVSMNHMGHPIASNLRDCYLNLVKLGKQNELPIIAGGGTGKNGNLAANAAALIMLGASAVQIGKYIMQAAAGCLGSEGDRCNICNIGRCPKGITSQDPRLYRRLDPEQVAERVVDVYVGFDTELKKIVAPLGRSTSLPIGMSDALGIADRFAAERLQIKYVV